In Candidatus Omnitrophota bacterium, the genomic stretch TCGATGCCTGCTTTCAATAATTCCCACGCTGTAAGCCGCGCGCCCTGCAAAAGCGGCCGCGTCTCATCGACAAAGACTTTTATTTTCTTACCCTGTTTTTTTGCCTCAAATAAAACGCCGAGCGCCGTGCCGTAATCTACCGTCGCAAGCCCGCCGGCGTTGCAATGCGTCAAAATACTATCGCCGTTCTTTATAAACTTTGCGCCGTGGCGGGCCATCTTTCGGCAGCATATCTTATCTTCTTCCATAATTTTGACCGCTTCTTTAAGAAGGGTTGATTTTATCTTCGTCACACTATCTGACTTATTTTTTTCCGCGCATCTTCTCATCCGCTCCAACGCCCAGGCCAAATTCACCGCTGTGGGCCTGCACGAGACAAGATATTTTATGATTTCGTCAAGGCGGCGTTTGAATACCCCATACTTATCAGCTCGCATATTCTGCGTGCCCAAAACTACACCGAAAGCGCCCGCCACGCCTATTGCCGGCGCGCCCCGAATTTTTAGCTTCTTTATCGCCCACCACATTGTTCTAGCATCTCTAATATTGAGGTAGGCCAGCTTATGCGGCAGCTTCGTCTGATCTATTATTACCGCTTTTTTGTTTTTCCATGCAATTGTCTGCATAGTGGCCTTGTCGCGGGACACTCCGCTTAAAACACGCTTAAGTTATTGGGCGCGGGGTGTCCCGCCGTGTGGCGATATTCGTAACTTATCGCTTTTGGTCGCGGCTTCGATGGCTGTTCAGCTCCTCCATAACAGCCGCGTTAATAACCCCTTCTTTATATAGATCGCCTTATGCGGGCACATCTCGTGGCAGCAGAAACACCTAATACATATATTATCATATATGCGCGATTCTGTCTTGCTGATAGTAATTGCGTCAACCGGGCAGGCAGTCTTGCATATGCCGCACTTCACGCATGCCTTCTCGTATATAAACGGCCTAAAATTGAGTATTCCCCGCATGAAGTCCATTATAAAATCCGGCAGCGCGCTCACAGCGCTCGCCGTCACGGGCAGCCTGAATTTCTTAAACTTTACCGCCTCTATGGGTTCGCCCAATACTTCTATTTTATTCAGATCTGCCTCTCCCGCGTTCCGCCTGCGCGCTTCATTTACTATGATGTCTTTTGAAGCAGGCACGCCTGCTATTTTGGATATGACTGCGTCAAGGCTTACCCCGTCGGCACTGGCCGCGACTATACCGGTATTTACAACTCTTCCCGCTGCCGGCCCTTCACCTTCCATTCCCACAATACCGTCCAATATAGAAAGCCCGGGCTTCACTATCCCGTAGACATCCAGTAATATTGCAGCAAATTTTTTCGGCTGGGGGCTTTTTTTATGACACTGGCTCTTAAAAAGGCCGGGCACCATCCCAAAGGTGTTCTTTACGGCACCTGTCATCACCGTAAAAACATGCGTCTTGAGTTTAGGCAGCGATAGTATAAATGACGCTTTAAGCGCCTCAATGGCTATTGGATAGCCCCCTACCATCCGCGATTTGTCAAATTTTACCAGCTCAGCATTTTCTTCTTCGGCAACGCTCTTTATGCCGGTCTTTTCGTAGACCTCTTCAATCTCTTTGGTGCCCAAAAATGTCCCCGGCGAATCGCCGACAAGCGCTTCTCGGCCGGCTTTTTTTACCAATCTTATTGCCGCTCTCACGACTTCCGGGTGCGTGCAGACGGCCTCTTCCGGAGGGCTCGCCGAAAGGAGATTCGGCTTTATAAGGACCGTATCGCCTTTTTTTACAAAACTTCCTATGCCGCCCAATAGTTCCACAGAGCGAAATACCGCGGCTTCTACTTTATTAGGATCATAGTCACTGCATTTGACTATTGATACTTTGGACATGCAAACCTCTCATAGTAGGGGACGTTTAAACGTCCCCTACTACTATATTTAGTTCGAAACGCTTTTTAAAAAAAGCAAAACGACAAGCATCGCGGAGTTATGCATAATATGCGCTGTTATCGAAGAGACGAGACTGCCCGTCTTTTCGTAAATATAGGCAAGCAGGATGCCGAGCGAAAGAATCGGCACAAAGCTCGCCAAGTTTGCGTGGACATAGGCAAAAAATGCCGCGCTTACGAGCACGCCGCCCAATATCCCTATTCTGTTCTTAAGAGCGCCGTACACAAAACCCCTGAAAAATATCTCTTCCATCACGGGCCCGAGCAAGGAAGTGAAGAAGCACATATAAATCAAAGACGGCATATCTTCTTCTTTTTTTAATATCTCCACGACTTTCTGCGGCTCGACGGGAATATTCAGAACTTTGAATATGACCGCTACCGCTATCGTGACTACCAGAAAAATAGGTACTAATCCGATATAAGCCGTTATTCCGTACTTTACATTAAGAAAAAAATTCTTTGCGGTCAGCCCTAGCGAGTTCATATTGCGCTTTTTGACAATAAGCACAAAATAGAATATGGCCCCTACCGCCACAACGTCAAGCACCGT encodes the following:
- the mtnA gene encoding S-methyl-5-thioribose-1-phosphate isomerase; translation: MQTIAWKNKKAVIIDQTKLPHKLAYLNIRDARTMWWAIKKLKIRGAPAIGVAGAFGVVLGTQNMRADKYGVFKRRLDEIIKYLVSCRPTAVNLAWALERMRRCAEKNKSDSVTKIKSTLLKEAVKIMEEDKICCRKMARHGAKFIKNGDSILTHCNAGGLATVDYGTALGVLFEAKKQGKKIKVFVDETRPLLQGARLTAWELLKAGIDTTLICDNMAASLMAKGKIDKIFVGADRIAQNGDVANKIGTYNLAVLAKYHKIPFYVVAPVSTIDLKLSSGKHIPIEERDEDEVRTVMTKRIAPKNVKAYNPAFDVTPARLITAIITESGVRPSLCKLR
- a CDS encoding DUF362 domain-containing protein — translated: MSKVSIVKCSDYDPNKVEAAVFRSVELLGGIGSFVKKGDTVLIKPNLLSASPPEEAVCTHPEVVRAAIRLVKKAGREALVGDSPGTFLGTKEIEEVYEKTGIKSVAEEENAELVKFDKSRMVGGYPIAIEALKASFILSLPKLKTHVFTVMTGAVKNTFGMVPGLFKSQCHKKSPQPKKFAAILLDVYGIVKPGLSILDGIVGMEGEGPAAGRVVNTGIVAASADGVSLDAVISKIAGVPASKDIIVNEARRRNAGEADLNKIEVLGEPIEAVKFKKFRLPVTASAVSALPDFIMDFMRGILNFRPFIYEKACVKCGICKTACPVDAITISKTESRIYDNICIRCFCCHEMCPHKAIYIKKGLLTRLLWRS
- a CDS encoding CPBP family intramembrane metalloprotease — encoded protein: MKLKEIIIREKLYLFLLAFIILANFSLYSVSKALEAVPISKIFDKEISSEEDAIFNENIIKAVTSKPIIYMAFLMLSMGFLLLFLAGIIIDGLFLCDKIQDRESIAITQAVGKADWGILEICKVIIIFFFAESVAALFTIGAALFLPNIILRGNIQLMVIATVLDVVAVGAIFYFVLIVKKRNMNSLGLTAKNFFLNVKYGITAYIGLVPIFLVVTIAVAVIFKVLNIPVEPQKVVEILKKEEDMPSLIYMCFFTSLLGPVMEEIFFRGFVYGALKNRIGILGGVLVSAAFFAYVHANLASFVPILSLGILLAYIYEKTGSLVSSITAHIMHNSAMLVVLLFLKSVSN